The Pieris rapae chromosome 1, ilPieRapa1.1, whole genome shotgun sequence genome contains the following window.
tttttaaagtttcaatAACTTAAAACCGATACAAACATGTGATTCTTACTcggaaaataatatagaatatattgttaccttttcattaataataataatgcccTAATGGTGCCTGAAAATTAAGGGCTAAGCCTGATGATAAGGTGGTTAAACTAATACTATACCTCTAGCATTGACTTGTGGAAATGGTCCTGTGACAACTTCTGGCTCATGGCATACAGCTCTCGTCCGAACGAGAGCATACGTTCCACGCTCACACGGCAACCTTCACCTtctgtacatacatatatgtaagtagatatataatatttttaaatacccagaaactaaaaagaaagaaaatcatTGATTGTCACTGGTTTCTTGCAATTGAGAACTTCAGAAACATAAAACTAACAAATCAGTTACAAAGTTTCTCTTtgcattttctttaaaagaagCGAAAGTATAAAAACGCTTTATGCATTTTTATACTTTCgcttctttaatatatattctgtTTGACACAACAGGCGCCAAGCTAGCAACATCTTaatgaaatttactttaattacttgAATTGGtagtaattttcaatataaacattatatctatgtacttacttatttgctaaataattaaaaaattagtaTAATCGATAACCAATCACACAGACGTGGCAAGGGATTTCGGAAAGTGACGTCATGATATCGATAAACGTGATAGTTTGTGTGTATGTATCCGTCCGTGTAAATCATGCGTTGTATAtagataacatatatatagaaaacaagGAGCatgcataatataatatatcgcCATGTTTTGATAACCATCCCATTAATCTGCATGCTCAACCAATGACgaaatgttaaaatgtttcattgcAACAAGCATTGAAGTCTTAGACCAATGCGTTATTCGCATTCAAATGAACGCGTCAAATTTGCTGTACACTAGAAATATTTGCAAAGTAATATTGCAACCAAATATTACAGCAAATTCAACCCCAGAAATTAGATTATGAAGATGAATAATGATAGACGACATCAGTTGTTACATAGATAAGAGAGAAGTCAGTCGTAGACACCAAATTCACGCACAAATCTCACGCCAACACACTGACCATGCATCGTGTCAAGCGTTAGCTAATTCATACACAGttcaataagaaatataattaaagattttaaggTCAACTTAAAACAAACGGAAAATATTTCTACTAacaacttattaaataaacgtgTTAATAACGTTAGCTAGCGCGTGGCACGACCGGTCGACATAAGTACGATACGCACCGAACCGGCGCGGCGATAGCAGGGCGGCGACGCACGCGGTGACGCCCGGCATGCCTTTCACCGGCCCAGAACCTAAAACCACCACCCTCGCTCAACCTGCGACCGTTCACTTGGGGCGCGACCACCCCACATGCACGCGTTTTGACGTGTGGCTCTATTGTTGGCAAAAGCTAGTAATTCTATGTCCACCATGTCACTAAGCAGCATAAGTTTCTAACTACACCTATGCAGTAAACCTTTCAAAATATATGCCATTTACGGATATGCCTTACTCTGATTTTcgattccgtagaattctgacagcatcattttttgacatgtcagagattacaAACCTGTTTGGCCGGGCACATTTTTCAAGTTTAATACGAGTGAGGATCTTAGTCAATGCATACATTTTACTTCTAAGTGAATGTgtccattttattaagttcGGTCCTCCACATGAAAGGTGGATTTACGGCAAATGATAAGTACGtcccttttcatcacaaacagaaaaaaaacgcACAACgaaagataacattttttttaaggtttacTAAACCTGAAAATGGCAGTGATGCCAGCAAAAgaacaaaataaagtaattttagttaatcaGATATATTGATGGtggtattgaaatatttgttatttttgtattaagtcACTTAAGtaagttaatattaacatttacctttttgtaggtaaaaaattttatttcattgtatattttattataaatttgttcaaATTTGTCCCTTTTTTCGGTGGAgatttttttagtagcaacacttatgaaatgtcagaattTTACGGATTGAAAAATCGgagtataaattttaatactaaataatatttcatacaaattgtgtAGCTTGTCACTCGCGAGCGAATTTCTGGCAGCATTACAATTGCATTAAATGACAATTTGAAATGGCAAGACGATCGAGCCTAGACATAATTCTTTTAGACTCGGCCGTATTCCCttaaaaatcatcaaatattTCTTACCATTGGTACTTCCTGTAATTCCCGGAGATGACACATGCGTTAGCGCAAATGAGATAAGAAGCCCCTAGTGCAAGTCCCACATAGGAAAAGATCCACATATTGCATCATTGAAACATACAATGGATAACCCTCAACTTGCTTATTAAGGCAATACGTAAATCTTGTCCAGAGCCAGGGCAGATGGCGGATGGCGTGATTAACAAGGCCGCATGCTgactacgtatttttattgcaatataaaAAGTAGCCGCAATGTTTCTTATCTTGGTTTGACTCTGAGGTCTCAAAAACTAACACACTCATATACATGCGCATACACACCCATTCACACTCACTCGTTCACTcattcttaatatttaacacaatttttttttttgttttgagcATGTACCACAACTAGTATATGAAATTTGTCACAACCCTACtgtcataaataaagtttttagtattattatgaaCTCGGgttcaataattattctagtctctttttaataattcatataaaactcTAGACTACAATgaaagtttcaaataaaaacgaaattttgttatcgAAATGGGATGGCATTagtgtatacaaaatactatagacacatatattatattaacaatattatgattaaatataaaactaaaaagcaacgagcaaataaaaatataaatgttataaaacgataattataaataaaatattatgtatgagtTGTATGATgtgcaaataataattaaccatgtatttaaataattattaaataattttaaaacgtaaatGTTTTGTGTCTTATATTTAATCTTttctcaatattttaaaaacctcTTGCATGGACCTTGAAGATTCGAAAACCAAATAGTAACGAGGCACATTTGAtgttacatatgtatatatatattatatattgttcaaaataaatttattcccAAGGACCAATTCCTTATGTTTCAGAccgaatagaaaaaaaaattcagtaatTTACTTCTAGACTCAATTTCCAAACATATAGTTCTAAATACTTAAATCTTCAGTATCGTAGTACATACCATCGTGTTCACCGTTGGGTGATGGGGCGGAATCCGTAGCTGGTGGCGCCGGCACCATTTCTACATCACAGTTTTGCTTCTGTTCTATATCTGTCACACCTGTAAAGACATCATTTCTTTATCAGATTGTGGTGGAAGTATGTTAGTGCCTGCACCGACTTTAATCGACCATTCGAACCACTGGTACCAAACCAcagagtaatataaaaatcaatggcgctacaactttataaggttaattatattatcttattaatatcggatatttgtatgtgtttcaTGATCGTTTATCAATCTAAACAAGTAGGATTATCCTTCTGTGCTGAATGAACACATAGataagtctattggtgcacagccggggttcgaacctacgacctcaggataGAGTCGCACGGCTATCACTGCTCATTGACCCATAAAACCTGTCTTAAAAGGAAAcgaatttacatacatatatatgttttgttataaatcgATCTATTGAAAAAAGcttattatttcttacattaacgttatatacttttattgtcTCCAGTTTGTTTTCAACTTATTTCTGtttaagattatgtatacaataaataaataaataaatataaggatAAAAATCATCAGTATTCACCATTAGTATGGAGGCCATTGTGTGTGTGGTGGTCTGGGGCGGGCGAATGCGCCCTCGAGGTGTGAGATATCACCGACGTCGCCACGCCATTGTGGTTGGCCCCACCGCACTGCTGGAAGGTGATAAAAacagttatatattaataataaaaccttcagATACCTATcaccatttattatttattacctattgTTAATTCGGGGATGCCAACATCAAAAAACTaccgaaacaatttttattgaagttgTTGGAATATACATGAATCAATTTGTGAACAAGTTCTACGTAATAAACTTACGAAATTTTGcagtatacaatatacatataagggGCAAAATGTCacttaattatcataataggCATGCGTATGAAATGAGTTTGAAGAAAGTGGCAACAGTAAATCTAGAACGAACTAATTCCACAAACCAATTCCGAATGTAACATTATTAGAAAacattacacaattttttacgAATACTTCAAGAAAGATCTTTAAGTAtacattgaatttatttaattgataaccTTCTATTGATTTGTTGGTTGGATTAAACACCTAAACCCAAAACCTTATAACAAGCTCTAAGGTAATATTAGAcgtcattaatttaaacacaCAAATAGTAcccgaataaaaaaaactgcaagtaatgttaaaattacagtaaacaatttatttattttattaaagtggtCCCAACAGACAATATAATCTTacgcttaaaataaataaaaattaaaaaggaattGTACAATCTTGGAGAGGGCAACACcgaaattaaatgaaaaatgtgaGACAAACCTGTGCATCATCAGCCGTGCCATTGACCATCTCGACAAACTGGCGGCACTTTAGAAGGAAGAGTAGATCTGGATCTCTCTCCAAGAGTCCTGGATACCAACGCCGTGTGTTCTCTATCGCCTCGCCGATACGCCCGCTTAGCACCAACGAAGATATCCCTGAAACATTATTTTGCTTGTTAATAAAAAGGTGAAGTATAGAAAACTGCAATTGAATGCCCATTAGCCAAATTGTATTTGtggcaataatttaaatatatatttactaaactaAGTTATcgaataaattactaaatacgGTTGTTGTCTCTGTGggttaaaacaaaatcttcGACATAGTTCAATAGTAGACACTAGACATAGACAAAAGATTTATTTCTAATGAAACACAcagaaacacaaaataataataaaaattaacaaaaaagaaagataataaagaatagggaagaaaaaaacgtataaggtacattaattttcattaataaataaaataatgcgtggcaaattattattttaattaaaatccacTGGTTCTTTTTCCGCAAAAACGATTCaacttatattatgtacacaaGAGTACATTTAATGTCTCATTGGCACAACAACCTTATTACCTAAAACTGTatgaattaacaaaaaaagcaatgatatatttatattatattcatataggcAAAAAGCAAGCTTACTCATGAACACCTGCAACCCCGAAATGATACTATAAACGAATAATACATACGTTGTCGATTCTTGATTGAGGCGATATCCTCGTGTATGTGTTGGCCTGTGGCGCGGGAGAAGGATTGTGCTGATCCACAGTACCCATGGTGTACCAAATATGATGACACCATTCtgcaaaaaagttattaaaaatatacaattaaaaataaaacatgaccAAGAGTTAAAAAAGGCTCAGCCGGATATTTCAAAAGATATTCTCATAAGATCTACACTACTATTATATAGAGAGTAGTGATTAGATTGTCATCTGTTTGTAGTAGGCTCCAAAACTACTGGGtcgatttgaaaaattatttcataatggTTGCATGGTTTCTCATAtatcaacatttattaattttgaactgTTTCTAACTAATAACCATCACCCTCCTCAATAAGTAAAATGTAGTAACGCCTTACTACACGTCAAGTGAACACAAAAATGATTCAAGGACAGAGCTCATTGTTCTTCAAATTAGAAAATCTCGTTTTGTTAGAGCGGTTTTTATACATACCTTATTTCAATCCAAAAgcaaaatttactaaattacgTATAAGTTCTATTAGTATATATTGCAATAATATAAGCACCTATGAAGCACCTGCTGCCATTGACCCTGCTCATCGGGTAGTGGGAACTCGTCAATAGCGAGACGCGTGCGCGCACGCAACTCTCGCAGCATGTCTTCAATGTCGAATACGAACGGCTGCTGCCCAAAGTTTGCGTCTACTACCTCACCAGGCGTCTGAAGTCCCACAGTCGGATATAGATTGGGCTGCAAGGAAcgaaattacattataaatatttaatatgaagaacatatatatacatacatatgttcTATTCATCTTCTAGTAGTTGTACTTCGGTAGcgatttatcaataaaatataattctcaAAAATCTTAGATACCATCACACGCACCGGAAGTCCTCTGAAGGCGATACCGAGATGGTGTCCGTTCTTTGTGTAAAAGCAGGTATTGTCGACAAGGTTCACACCGCAGCCGATGACGTCGCCAGTCGTAAAGGTAGGACCGTAAGGTTGCCCCGTTCCGGACGAGCAGAAGGAATGTCCATCGTCGCCATGGTATCCGTATGAGTGTTTGTCCCAGCCTGAAATATCACGTCTTGATAAATCGGatttaactgaaatatttgtaaaatcctATACGTGAGGCAATACTCGTGCGGCTCTGGCAGATGCGGTCATCAGGTACGAACTCTAGAGGTGCGAGGTGTAGAGGCCATCCTAGCGATGTTTCTCGCAGCAGTAGAGTACCTAAGGACTCTTACTTGCGGCTAGTACACACCGGGCAGTCTGTTCATGTTGACGCCATGTGCCGACAGGCCGATGCCCATGTAGCCATCCCGTCCCTTGGACACGATGCGCACCTCAAAGTAGTAAAGCCCGCAAGCGGCTGGGATGGGATGTGTGGCACGAACGCTGGCTGCATCCTTGTGAGTTTTGCCATGACCTGTAATTTTACAAATGCTTTTATTACATGTGCCCTAATAAGTAACTTGATTGAGATTAAGAACACTATAGTCACTTATTGATATACTCTTTACCtacactttataaataaaatataatatttgaaataaactttactTAGTAAATAAGGCACTTTGCAGGAAGATGGTAAAAATGCGCCGCCTATTTCTGGAATAGATTGTTAGAGttctactaaaatatttacttttggCATTCTAATATGAATTAGATAAAATTacctacaaataaaaactacttatAAGATCCACAATACACacatagtacatatatattatagaaatgcTCAAAATCATTCGTAGAAGAAAAATGCTAGCGATTTTAAGATTACGTCcttaaaacattacaatatttagCTTTAAAACGCGGTACCATAACCACAGACAATTTACACGTATGGTATGTCAacttacaagaaaatatgttgagaatgtataatttgaatatttatactaaataacaGCAAATATGAAACTTTTGGAACCGCAAGGCCACTAGTTGATGTTAACGACCTTATGCCTCTTAATCTGCTAGGCAAACCACAccttcaaaaaacaaaaaatattggaaaaaggaaatttaatttttatccttCCTACGTGGGCATAAACAACGGATATCTTCTTCCCTTCTCTCTTATCATCCACTTTCGTCATGGGTACTTTTAACTTGTCCCGTCTCTAGTACTTCCTAGATTTTGTCCAGGTATATGAGAAGGGCTAGCCAACCCCATCTAACCATTCACGGTTGCCTCCTATATCATACTAGTTACCcgcttaatatttatattggttACATAGCAGATATATGCGGAAGTAAAAGTGGGTATGTATCATGGTGTGAATGTATTAGCGTACACAAACAAAACCCATTGCTATATATTAGAATCACACGTAAATAGCACGGTGAGCGCGTGTTGGTAAACATTATCAAGCGTATCAAGGTCGACCGTAGTAAAAACTGCGTATATGTAGTCCCGTTACCACGCAAAACAATCGTCTCTAACCACAGCGTTCATATAGATGTAGTCACCACGCCAACGCATAGATAACTTAAAAATCACCCACTTAATAAAGACGCCAAATTCCTACGATCAGAAGAGCTGgtgtaataatgtttttgtagaattagtattttaataactgatACGGTTTGCAGAAATAAGATCAATATATGCGAAATAAATTTTCGCATGTCTGCTCTGTCGAATGATGGTCGGGAACAATCAACAAGTGCGTATTCCAAAGATGTGAGCGTCTCTTGCGCAGGTTAACAACCCCATGTTTACGAACGCGATTATTTATTCTGCGattgtaatgtaacattttacatatttaactgtataatatacgttttagtttttaaaattttgttataatttatcattaacGAGCTAATTAGGAATGCAAAGAACGTTGAACTTGGgcaaaaaatttattcaagttGAATCGAATAAAACGTTAACAAACTTCTTAGAAAACCTCAATTTTgcgttgttattaaaaaaatacgaatatAGGTAACTTATCACGTGTACACTACAcatgatatatttaactaaaacgtcattaatattaataatactttattcgTGTTccacttaaaatatacatatatattataagataagCGTTATAAGAGTACTAGAACTCAAATCttcatttaaacatatacattctttttcgtttattataattagtttgaGTCCCGACTCAGCTtagaactttttttatttagtaatagcatggctataatttaattgtaaatcgACCTTAATCGATTTCCATATTCAAAAtttgtcaatattatttttgttttcatttgaaTACACAAATTAAAGACTCGAGAGATAAAGGTAAACGACTGAACAATTTAAGACAAGATTGCCTTCACATTAAATCCATATGGAGGAATCCATTATGAAGGAAATGTATCGCAATCAATATGATGGGTTTTTTGTTCGCTATGAATAATACATTGCACTCCACCTGCAGCGGTTACTGTCTCAAATGAATCATCAACGGACGAAAACATACGAAGACACGAAATATGAGACACTCGTACACGAATAAAGTACAGTTTTATTAATCAACCAGATAAAgattcttgtattttttaaatgaagaaaTGTAGTCTGATAAATGAAGCCGCTTATGTAGCAAGCTATAGCTTCCTACTACTAAAAAGCAGGTTATTAAtcgcaaaataaaaaataggaacttttaaattatccatTTTAATAGTACCTAACATTCAGTGTGCCGTATTTCCCAAATTTATTCAACTAACAAAAGCCTACAAGaactcttaattaaaaaaaatcccctactcactataataattaaagaaaataagaaaataaaaatttagccAGATAAAGCATAAATACAA
Protein-coding sequences here:
- the LOC110994761 gene encoding ran-binding protein 9 isoform X3; this encodes MAAMGSGRGTMDSQNQVQSDNVDRLKLLYPNVNEDETPLPKSWSTKDKFSYIGLSQNNLRVHYKGGTQGPGRRPHLPYFHLRLWMYRHGKTHKDAASVRATHPIPAACGLYYFEVRIVSKGRDGYMGIGLSAHGVNMNRLPGWDKHSYGYHGDDGHSFCSSGTGQPYGPTFTTGDVIGCGVNLVDNTCFYTKNGHHLGIAFRGLPPNLYPTVGLQTPGEVVDANFGQQPFVFDIEDMLRELRARTRLAIDEFPLPDEQGQWQQVLHRMVSSYLVHHGYCGSAQSFSRATGQHIHEDIASIKNRQRISSLVLSGRIGEAIENTRRWYPGLLERDPDLLFLLKCRQFVEMVNGTADDAQCGGANHNGVATSVISHTSRAHSPAPDHHTHNGLHTNGVTDIEQKQNCDVEMVPAPPATDSAPSPNGEHDGSGPVKGMPGVTACVAALLSPRRFEGEGCRVSVERMLSFGRELYAMSQKLSQDHFHKSMLEDAFSLLAYSNPWDSPLGWQLEPVRREAVCEALNSAILEFQGMPWISPVEACVSHSRELLRRMARASLGACAFADLPALLRR
- the LOC110994761 gene encoding ran-binding protein 9 isoform X2, giving the protein MAAMGSGRGTMDSQNQVQSDNVDRLKLLYPNVNEDETPLPKSWSTKDKFSYIGLSQNNLRVHYKGGTQGPGRRPHLPYFHLRLWMYRHGKTHKDAASVRATHPIPAACGLYYFEVRIVSKGRDGYMGIGLSAHGVNMNRLPGWDKHSYGYHGDDGHSFCSSGTGQPYGPTFTTGDVIGCGVNLVDNTCFYTKNGHHLGIAFRGLPPNLYPTVGLQTPGEVVDANFGQQPFVFDIEDMLRELRARTRLAIDEFPLPDEQGQWQQVLHRMVSSYLVHHGYCGSAQSFSRATGQHIHEDIASIKNRQRISSLVLSGRIGEAIENTRRWYPGLLERDPDLLFLLKCRQFVEMVNGTADDAQQCGGANHNGVATSVISHTSRAHSPAPDHHTHNGLHTNGVTDIEQKQNCDVEMVPAPPATDSAPSPNGEHDGSGPVKGMPGVTACVAALLSPRRFEGEGCRVSVERMLSFGRELYAMSQKLSQDHFHKSMLEDAFSLLAYSNPWDSPLGWQLEPVRREAVCEALNSAILEFQGMPWISPVEACVSHSRELLRRMARASLGACAFADLPALLRR
- the LOC110994761 gene encoding ran-binding protein 9 isoform X1, with amino-acid sequence MAAMGSGRGTMDSQNQVQSDNVDRLKLLYPNVNEDETPLPKSWSTKDKFSYIGLSQNNLRVHYKGGTQGPGRRPHLPYFHLRLWMYRHGKTHKDAASVRATHPIPAACGLYYFEVRIVSKGRDGYMGIGLSAHGVNMNRLPGWDKHSYGYHGDDGHSFCSSGTGQPYGPTFTTGDVIGCGVNLVDNTCFYTKNGHHLGIAFRGLPVRVMPNLYPTVGLQTPGEVVDANFGQQPFVFDIEDMLRELRARTRLAIDEFPLPDEQGQWQQVLHRMVSSYLVHHGYCGSAQSFSRATGQHIHEDIASIKNRQRISSLVLSGRIGEAIENTRRWYPGLLERDPDLLFLLKCRQFVEMVNGTADDAQCGGANHNGVATSVISHTSRAHSPAPDHHTHNGLHTNGVTDIEQKQNCDVEMVPAPPATDSAPSPNGEHDGSGPVKGMPGVTACVAALLSPRRFEGEGCRVSVERMLSFGRELYAMSQKLSQDHFHKSMLEDAFSLLAYSNPWDSPLGWQLEPVRREAVCEALNSAILEFQGMPWISPVEACVSHSRELLRRMARASLGACAFADLPALLRR
- the LOC110994761 gene encoding ran-binding protein 9 isoform X6, with the translated sequence MAAMGSGRGTMDSQNQVQSDNVDRLKLLYPNVNEDETPLPKSWSTKDKFSYIGLSQNNLRVHYKGHGKTHKDAASVRATHPIPAACGLYYFEVRIVSKGRDGYMGIGLSAHGVNMNRLPGWDKHSYGYHGDDGHSFCSSGTGQPYGPTFTTGDVIGCGVNLVDNTCFYTKNGHHLGIAFRGLPPNLYPTVGLQTPGEVVDANFGQQPFVFDIEDMLRELRARTRLAIDEFPLPDEQGQWQQVLHRMVSSYLVHHGYCGSAQSFSRATGQHIHEDIASIKNRQRISSLVLSGRIGEAIENTRRWYPGLLERDPDLLFLLKCRQFVEMVNGTADDAQQCGGANHNGVATSVISHTSRAHSPAPDHHTHNGLHTNGVTDIEQKQNCDVEMVPAPPATDSAPSPNGEHDGSGPVKGMPGVTACVAALLSPRRFEGEGCRVSVERMLSFGRELYAMSQKLSQDHFHKSMLEDAFSLLAYSNPWDSPLGWQLEPVRREAVCEALNSAILEFQGMPWISPVEACVSHSRELLRRMARASLGACAFADLPALLRR
- the LOC110994761 gene encoding ran-binding protein 9 isoform X4, whose translation is MAAMGSGRGTMDSQNQVQSDNVDRLKLLYPNVNEDETPLPKSWSTKDKFSYIGLSQNNLRVHYKGHGKTHKDAASVRATHPIPAACGLYYFEVRIVSKGRDGYMGIGLSAHGVNMNRLPGWDKHSYGYHGDDGHSFCSSGTGQPYGPTFTTGDVIGCGVNLVDNTCFYTKNGHHLGIAFRGLPVRVMPNLYPTVGLQTPGEVVDANFGQQPFVFDIEDMLRELRARTRLAIDEFPLPDEQGQWQQVLHRMVSSYLVHHGYCGSAQSFSRATGQHIHEDIASIKNRQRISSLVLSGRIGEAIENTRRWYPGLLERDPDLLFLLKCRQFVEMVNGTADDAQQCGGANHNGVATSVISHTSRAHSPAPDHHTHNGLHTNGVTDIEQKQNCDVEMVPAPPATDSAPSPNGEHDGSGPVKGMPGVTACVAALLSPRRFEGEGCRVSVERMLSFGRELYAMSQKLSQDHFHKSMLEDAFSLLAYSNPWDSPLGWQLEPVRREAVCEALNSAILEFQGMPWISPVEACVSHSRELLRRMARASLGACAFADLPALLRR
- the LOC110994761 gene encoding ran-binding protein 10 isoform X5, yielding MAAMGSGRGTMDSQNQVQSDNVDRLKLLYPNVNEDETPLPKSWSTKDKFSYIGLSQNNLRVHYKGGTQGPGRRPHLPYFHLRLWMYRHGKTHKDAASVRATHPIPAACGLYYFEVRIVSKGRDGYMGIGLSAHGVNMNRLPGWDKHSYGYHGDDGHSFCSSGTGQPYGPTFTTGDVIGCGVNLVDNTCFYTKNGHHLGIAFRGLPVRVMPNLYPTVGLQTPGEVVDANFGQQPFVFDIEDMLRELRARTRLAIDEFPLPDEQGQWQQVLHRMVSSYLVHHGYCGSAQSFSRATGQHIHEDIASIKNRQRISSLVLSGRIGEAIENTRRWYPGLLERDPDLLFLLKCRQFVEMVNGTADDAQQCGGANHNGVATSVISHTSRAHSPAPDHHTHNGLHTNGVTDIEQKQNCDVEMVPAPPATDSAPSPNGEHDEGEGCRVSVERMLSFGRELYAMSQKLSQDHFHKSMLEDAFSLLAYSNPWDSPLGWQLEPVRREAVCEALNSAILEFQGMPWISPVEACVSHSRELLRRMARASLGACAFADLPALLRR